In Nitrosopumilaceae archaeon, the following proteins share a genomic window:
- a CDS encoding winged helix-turn-helix domain-containing protein translates to MKTLSRIMKVMTENGSKGKTQLSLDTNVNYARLAKHIVWMEKIGLVESKIKDNKINVVLTKSGREFASMISKII, encoded by the coding sequence ATGAAAACTTTGTCGCGTATCATGAAAGTCATGACAGAAAACGGCTCTAAAGGCAAGACCCAGCTATCACTTGATACCAATGTAAACTATGCAAGACTTGCAAAACATATTGTTTGGATGGAGAAAATTGGTCTTGTTGAATCAAAAATTAAAGATAACAAAATTAATGTTGTCTTGACTAAAAGTGGCCGAGAATTTGCCTCAATGATTTCAAAAATTATCTGA